The Flavobacterium johnsoniae genomic sequence ACAGAAGTTGTAATTCCAGACGAATGCCAATCCATTCCCATAACAGCTCCAAAACTCTGAAACCAAAAAGGATTACTCAATTTACTGATGACTTCAGAAGTAGAAAATTCTAAGGCAATGGTTTCTACAATAGCAAAACCAAGTTTTGACATTCGTTCAGCAAGCCACATCGGAACATGTCCGTAATGTAAAGGAAGATCTGCTGTACCTGAACGTTTCATTTGTCAAATTATATGCTGCAAAAATAAGTAAAATAGAACTGTCTATTTCTTAATAAAGCGGTAAGGTTTGCAGAATGTTACAAAATGAAACAATTTCTATTTTTTGATTCGCTAAAGAAGAATTCAATTATAACGAAACATTCTTCCAAAAAAAAGTCTCGAAAAAACTAATTTTCGAGACTTTTTTTTATTTTACAAATTGGCTATTTATAAATTCAAATTACTTTCTTGGCAAACAAAAATATGCTGTAAACCACTTGTGTGTAATTTTGCAATAGCTTCTTTAATATCATCTAAATTAGATGTTATAATTTTCAAAACCTGTTTTAAATCCTTAAAATTATTCGGTTTAATAAAATAACAAACAGCACCTAAACTTGTTGCACTATCCATATCATTTTTGTGAGAAGAAGTCGAAATCATAATCACAGGAATATCTTTATAGCGCGGATCTGATTTTAATTCTTTAAGACATTCCCAGCCATTCATAATTGGCATATTTAAATCTAAAAAGATAACTCCAGGATTTTCATCTAGACTATTTAGAATTTTTAATGCCTCGCTTCCGTTTTCTGCACAATGACATAAAATATCTTCATCAATATCTGCCAATGCTTCGCAGAACATTTCTGTGTCATCCATATCATCGTCGGCGAGTAAAATTACCTTTTTCTCCATATTAAATGTCATTCTCTTTTTGTTCTAATGGCAACTTTATTGTAAATACAGCACCTTGGTTTGGTATACCCGAAGCGGTTATACTTCCTCCATGACGCTCCGCTATTTTTTTGCAAAGCGACAGTCCTAAACCAGTTCCTTCGTATCGATCCTTAGGATTCAAACGAGTAAAGGTTTCAAAAATATGATTCGTCTGATTAGAAGCAAAACCAATTCCGTTATCTTCTAATCTTATCAAGGCAAAACTTTTGTCTTGCTCATTTATTACCTCAGCCGATATACTAATAATTGGCGGTATTGTTTCTTGAGCAAATTTAATCGAATTATTGATAAGATTATAAAATAATTGATACAGTAATACGGTCGCACCTTCTAATTTTGGTAAATTTTGATACAGAATTTTTCCGTTTGTTTTTTGCAAAGCAATTTCCAAATCCGTTTCGATATTTCTTATAATCTCATTTAAGTCAACTAAAGTTGTTTTTTGCGAATCGGCATTAATTTTAGAATAAGCCAAAACGCCATCAATCATATTAAACATTCGATCTGCGGCAACATGAATTCTTTCAATAAATTTTGTTGAAGACTCATCAAGTTTTCCGTCTAGACGATCTTCTAAACGACTTAGAAACGTCTTAATTTTTCTAACCGGTTCTTTCAAATCGTGCGATGCAACGTGAGCAAATTGCTGTAAATCATCATTAGAACGTTGTAATTCTTTTGTACGATCTGCGACTAAAATCTCTAATTTTTCGGTAATAGATTTGTGCTCATGTATATCTGTACACGTTCCAAACCATTTGGTTATTGCACCTGTTTTGTCTTTTATAGGAACGGCTTTACTTAAAAACCATCTGTATTCTTTTGTATAAATGTTTTTTATTCGAAATTCGAGCTGATACGGATTACCGTTTTCAACACTATAATACCAAAATTCTTTTACTAAAGATACATCATTTGGATGTAAAACTGGAATCCAGCTATTATCTCCATGACCATCTTCTTCTAATCCTGTATATTCATACCATCGATTATTATAGTAATCGGTAAAACCATCTGGTCTTGCTGTCCAAATAATTTGCGGAACCAGATCTGCAAGCTGGCGAAATTTTTCTTCACTTTCTTTAATAACCTCTTGAAGTTCTTTTTGCGAAGTAATATCACTAGCCGTACCAAACCATTCGATTATTTTATCATTTTCATCTAATATTGGAACCACTCTCGAAAAAACCCAGCCAATAGATCCGTCTGGATTTGTGACTCTATGTTCCATTTCAAAAATACTTTTATCTATAATCGATTGAGAAATAAGATTAACAGCTCTTTGCAGATCGCTTGTATGGATAAATTTATCTAGCCAATTCACAACAGGTTCTTCTGAATTAGATAACAAACCATCGCCTTCTAAACTATGCATAATCATCCAATCAGAATCCATTCGATAAACCAAATCAGATGATGCATTTACCAAAGCTCGGAAACGATTCTCGCTTTCTTCCATTTTCTGACGTGCTACAACTTGTTCTGTAACTTCAACAGCTACTTGAATCATTCCCGTTATTTTTCCATCTTCTATAAGCGGACGATAAGCAAGATTATAATAGTAATTTTTTAATTCGCCTGTGCGATTGTGCGGAACCAAAACCTCGCTTTGATCAAACGGAATTCCTTTATTATATACGTTTAAAACCTGTTCCCAAACATATTGACCTTCGAGTTCTGGCAAGACATCAATTAATCGCATACCAATAATTTCTTCTCCGCGCCCAATCATCTGAAGCATATGATGGTTAATCTGTTCGATTATTAAATCATCACCTTTTAGAATTAAAGTTGGTGCTGGAGTCTGGTGTATCATTTTACGAAAACGACTCTCACTTAATTGTAATTTTCCTTCGGCTTGTTTAATTTCTGTAATATCGCGTGTTGTTCCTGCAATTGCCTCGACATCTCCTTTTTCATTAAAAACAGGTGCAAAAATATAGTCGTACACTCGGCGCCCTAATTCTGCGTGCGGAAAAGAAACTGTTCCTCTAATTGATTTCTTTGTAGAAACCACTTCGTCGATTTCTCTTTCGTGCATTTCGGCATGCCATTCTTCATAACCATTTTCTCTAAGTCCTTTGCCAATAGCATCTTCTGCAGATTTGCCCCACATTGTCAATAAGGCCTTATTTGCGTAAGTAAAAATATAATCAAGATTCAATACATAAACCAAATCTGGAGTTGTGTTTATAATCGAATCATAAAGTCTTTTTTGCTTTTCGGCAACTGTAAGCGCATTGTTTAAAGCTGTTTCGGCTTGTTTTTTTTCTGTGATATCTTCTGTAGTTAGAACAATTAAATCGTCTTGTTTAACGGCTGTATATAGAAACCATTTTTTGGTTTCTTCAATTTCATGCCATTGCTCGTAATTTACAGAAATGCCTGTTTCTGAAGTTTCAATAAGCTTTTCTAGAATATCATTTTTAATCCACGGAAAAACTTCTGTGTATCTCTTGTTTTTATAATTAACATCTTTAACCCAACTAATCATAGCAGAATTAAGCAGTAATATAGAAAAATCTTGTATCCTGTTTTTATTATTATATAAAGGCTTTAAAACTGCAATGCCATTTGGCGCTGCGTTAAAGACTATTTCAAAAAGATTTAGATTATTTGTTAGCTCCATTTGTTCGTCAACATATAAGAAAAGCTGTTTTACTTTTTTAAACTTTTAATTATTAATTACTTGTATCTAAAAATACATTCAACTAAAACAAAAACAATTTTTAATGCTGTCCAAAACATTTAATATTAAAATAATATCAGAATGCTAAATAGCCTAATCAAATATAGAGAAAAAGCTTTTCATTTGTTTTTTTATTTTAGCTGAATCTCACAAATTCATATTGTTTTTACAATGAAAAAAGCCAAATCTACTTAGATTCAGCTTTTTTGAATTTTATAATTCTTCGAAATTACTTTTTGATTACAGTATCTTTCTTGACAACAATTGTATCATTTCCAATTTCGTCGATGGTATCGCCCATAAGCGTATCTACTTCTGGTCCAACCGTATCAATTGTGTTTTGAATAGAATCATATGTAGAATCAGCTGGTATATTTTCATTCTTTTTACAAGAAAATGACAATCCAGCTAAAAGAATTAAGAATATAATCTTAGTATTTAACAGCGTTTTCATAAATATTTATTTTTAATTGATATCTCGTAATTAATAGTAATAAAAATAAAACATCATGAGAAAATTCAATTACACAATTTTAGCTTG encodes the following:
- a CDS encoding response regulator, giving the protein MTFNMEKKVILLADDDMDDTEMFCEALADIDEDILCHCAENGSEALKILNSLDENPGVIFLDLNMPIMNGWECLKELKSDPRYKDIPVIMISTSSHKNDMDSATSLGAVCYFIKPNNFKDLKQVLKIITSNLDDIKEAIAKLHTSGLQHIFVCQESNLNL
- a CDS encoding PAS domain S-box protein; translation: MELTNNLNLFEIVFNAAPNGIAVLKPLYNNKNRIQDFSILLLNSAMISWVKDVNYKNKRYTEVFPWIKNDILEKLIETSETGISVNYEQWHEIEETKKWFLYTAVKQDDLIVLTTEDITEKKQAETALNNALTVAEKQKRLYDSIINTTPDLVYVLNLDYIFTYANKALLTMWGKSAEDAIGKGLRENGYEEWHAEMHEREIDEVVSTKKSIRGTVSFPHAELGRRVYDYIFAPVFNEKGDVEAIAGTTRDITEIKQAEGKLQLSESRFRKMIHQTPAPTLILKGDDLIIEQINHHMLQMIGRGEEIIGMRLIDVLPELEGQYVWEQVLNVYNKGIPFDQSEVLVPHNRTGELKNYYYNLAYRPLIEDGKITGMIQVAVEVTEQVVARQKMEESENRFRALVNASSDLVYRMDSDWMIMHSLEGDGLLSNSEEPVVNWLDKFIHTSDLQRAVNLISQSIIDKSIFEMEHRVTNPDGSIGWVFSRVVPILDENDKIIEWFGTASDITSQKELQEVIKESEEKFRQLADLVPQIIWTARPDGFTDYYNNRWYEYTGLEEDGHGDNSWIPVLHPNDVSLVKEFWYYSVENGNPYQLEFRIKNIYTKEYRWFLSKAVPIKDKTGAITKWFGTCTDIHEHKSITEKLEILVADRTKELQRSNDDLQQFAHVASHDLKEPVRKIKTFLSRLEDRLDGKLDESSTKFIERIHVAADRMFNMIDGVLAYSKINADSQKTTLVDLNEIIRNIETDLEIALQKTNGKILYQNLPKLEGATVLLYQLFYNLINNSIKFAQETIPPIISISAEVINEQDKSFALIRLEDNGIGFASNQTNHIFETFTRLNPKDRYEGTGLGLSLCKKIAERHGGSITASGIPNQGAVFTIKLPLEQKENDI